The following coding sequences lie in one Candidatus Diapherotrites archaeon genomic window:
- a CDS encoding 4Fe-4S dicluster-binding protein yields the protein MKGSRLVAEKELKYEGIKGIPASITGMGEMPDTGSWKMLKPKIDSSKCIKCLLCWLHCPDTAVKRMPDDSIQFDFQICKGCASCAEVCPVKCIEMVKAKGE from the coding sequence ATGAAGGGAAGCAGGCTAGTTGCAGAAAAAGAATTGAAGTATGAAGGCATAAAAGGAATCCCTGCTTCAATTACGGGAATGGGCGAAATGCCTGACACTGGCTCGTGGAAGATGTTAAAGCCGAAAATTGATTCAAGCAAGTGCATCAAGTGCCTGTTATGCTGGCTTCACTGCCCTGACACAGCAGTAAAGAGAATGCCTGACGACTCAATTCAATTTGATTTTCAGATATGCAAGGGTTGTGCTTCCTGCGCTGAAGTCTGCCCTGTGAAATGCATTGAAATGGTGAAAGCAAAAGGGGAATAA
- a CDS encoding transketolase C-terminal domain-containing protein: MIELLDGNSACAWAVKLCKVQVIPVFPITPQTELMEILSEWKAEGKIDLELLFAESEHSVLSAALGSEMTENRTFTSTSSQGLMLMHEILPIVSGTRMPVVMVNGCRAIAAPITLWPDHNDFLAMRDSGWLLFMAETNQELLDSIIIAFKVSEDKRILLPSLVGMDGFILSYTREEVNIPEQELVDKFLPELKLEVKIDLCKPMTLGTPCIEEYMYFKSQLHKAQLNALKALEEAHKEWFKLTGRNYDLIEEFYSKDARAVIVMMGANSTIAKAAVRQMRKKGKKAGLLRIRILRPFPEEKIKNALKKAKRIAVVDQNISAGISGILYPEIKACIADGKKTVSNYIISLGGKMVSVKDFKAIFNELLKARKEERKWLM, from the coding sequence ATGATTGAATTGCTTGACGGAAACAGTGCTTGCGCCTGGGCTGTAAAGCTCTGCAAAGTGCAGGTAATCCCAGTATTTCCAATTACCCCTCAAACAGAATTAATGGAAATACTCTCCGAATGGAAGGCAGAAGGAAAAATTGACTTGGAGCTCCTCTTTGCAGAATCAGAGCACTCTGTGTTGAGCGCTGCATTAGGCTCTGAGATGACAGAGAACAGGACTTTCACTTCAACATCATCGCAGGGATTAATGTTAATGCATGAAATTCTTCCAATTGTTTCAGGCACAAGAATGCCTGTAGTAATGGTTAACGGCTGCAGGGCAATAGCTGCCCCAATAACTTTATGGCCTGACCATAATGATTTTCTGGCAATGAGGGATTCAGGCTGGCTTTTGTTCATGGCTGAAACAAACCAGGAACTTTTAGACTCAATTATTATTGCTTTCAAAGTCTCAGAGGACAAGAGGATTCTTCTGCCTTCACTTGTTGGAATGGATGGGTTCATTCTGTCTTACACAAGAGAGGAAGTGAATATTCCAGAACAAGAGCTTGTAGACAAATTTCTGCCTGAACTGAAACTGGAAGTGAAAATCGATTTGTGTAAGCCAATGACTTTGGGGACGCCCTGCATTGAAGAATACATGTACTTCAAGAGCCAATTACATAAAGCGCAATTGAATGCATTAAAGGCCTTGGAGGAAGCGCACAAGGAATGGTTCAAGTTGACTGGAAGGAATTATGACTTAATTGAAGAATTTTACAGCAAAGACGCGCGGGCAGTAATTGTAATGATGGGAGCAAATTCCACTATTGCAAAGGCTGCTGTAAGGCAAATGAGAAAAAAAGGAAAAAAAGCGGGATTGCTTAGAATTAGAATTCTTCGACCATTCCCTGAAGAGAAAATAAAAAATGCATTAAAGAAAGCGAAAAGGATTGCTGTAGTGGACCAGAATATTTCTGCTGGAATTTCAGGAATCCTTTATCCCGAAATTAAAGCATGTATTGCAGACGGAAAAAAGACAGTGTCAAATTACATTATTTCTCTAGGAGGAAAAATGGTTTCAGTAAAAGACTTCAAGGCAATATTCAATGAATTGCTTAAGGCAAGAAAAGAGGAGAGAAAATGGCTGATGTGA
- a CDS encoding 2-oxoacid:acceptor oxidoreductase family protein — protein MIEVRIHGRGGQGVKKSAQIIARAAYLSGFQTQDFAVYGAERQGAPVTSFVRIDRKPIELRGYIFEPDFIIILDDTIERKKTLSGAKKETKVLINSHEKIEKKNFWVMDATSIALQETGRQTANIAMLGAFLKLFLEISFEKLEEAVRIELGAKKEELISKNMNAARKCFEMVKQ, from the coding sequence ATGATTGAAGTAAGGATCCATGGGAGAGGAGGCCAAGGCGTAAAGAAGAGCGCGCAAATAATTGCAAGGGCTGCATACTTAAGCGGGTTCCAGACACAGGATTTTGCCGTGTATGGAGCTGAAAGACAGGGTGCCCCAGTGACAAGCTTTGTAAGGATTGACAGGAAGCCAATTGAATTGAGGGGCTATATCTTTGAGCCTGACTTCATTATAATACTGGACGACACAATTGAAAGAAAGAAGACCTTGAGCGGAGCAAAAAAGGAAACAAAAGTCCTTATCAACTCGCACGAGAAAATCGAAAAGAAAAATTTCTGGGTTATGGACGCAACATCGATTGCACTGCAGGAGACAGGAAGGCAGACAGCAAACATTGCAATGCTTGGGGCCTTCCTGAAATTGTTCCTTGAAATCTCTTTTGAGAAACTTGAGGAAGCTGTTAGAATTGAATTGGGGGCAAAAAAGGAAGAATTAATTTCAAAGAACATGAATGCTGCAAGGAAATGCTTTGAAATGGTGAAACAATGA
- a CDS encoding SdpI family protein: MKRPFLLEFMQVLLIVMIFVSAFAAYSFMPALMVTHWNIAGEADGFMSKAYALFLIPVMIVILYLVLWVVPKIDPLKKNIQLFRREYDIFRAVFIFFMVYLYLLSIFWNLGKRFDFVVMLVPGFSLLFYFCGFLISKAKRNYLIGIRLPWTLASDEVWNKTHKMGGKLFRLYALILLLGIVLPEFFFWILFVPLILILAWSVLYSYFEFRELEEKEKKKK; encoded by the coding sequence ATGAAAAGGCCTTTTTTGCTTGAGTTCATGCAGGTTCTGCTTATTGTAATGATTTTTGTTTCTGCTTTTGCTGCATATTCTTTTATGCCTGCATTAATGGTGACGCACTGGAATATTGCAGGCGAAGCTGACGGCTTTATGTCAAAGGCTTACGCGCTCTTTTTGATTCCGGTAATGATTGTTATCTTGTATCTGGTGTTATGGGTTGTGCCCAAAATTGATCCTCTCAAGAAAAATATTCAGTTGTTTAGGAGGGAGTATGACATCTTCAGGGCTGTATTCATTTTCTTCATGGTTTACCTTTACCTGCTTTCAATTTTCTGGAATTTGGGAAAAAGGTTTGATTTTGTTGTAATGCTTGTTCCTGGTTTCTCTCTTTTATTTTATTTCTGTGGTTTCCTTATAAGCAAAGCCAAAAGGAATTACTTGATTGGAATAAGGCTTCCCTGGACTCTTGCAAGCGATGAAGTATGGAATAAGACCCATAAAATGGGAGGCAAGTTATTCAGGCTTTATGCGTTGATTTTGTTGTTGGGAATTGTTCTGCCTGAGTTCTTTTTCTGGATTCTTTTCGTTCCATTGATTCTCATCCTGGCTTGGTCTGTTCTTTACTCTTATTTCGAGTTTAGGGAACTTGAAGAAAAAGAAAAAAAGAAGAAGTAA
- a CDS encoding DNA repair exonuclease, whose product MRIAVISDLHLGFGRKTEREEESYDNARQAFEQALKEKIDLILIPGDIFDASVPSTESWHKAFKLFSIPEKIKKEDISIETGKKKIHFSGIPIIAIHGTHEYRGKEYKNSLQVLESAGKIIYLHAQTAEITKGKERIAVHGLGGIPEKKALEVFRLWNPKPLHGIKNFLMFHQSIKEFLATEDEMSVTLSLEHLPKGFNYYIDGHLHWNSQKKLNEGLFIVSGSTIITQMKKLESEKPKGFTIIDTEKMDCNFTPIEKQRRLYYKKFSFHNSSMEEVKNSVKEFIQESLKENNSELTPLMRIKLSGTLAKGLSQGDLDLKEINEGFSGKAILSIEKDFSLQEFKKKISELREMQKSKQSIAALGFQLLEKHLGATNFSKEIEMKRLFDLLAEDEIEKAEQFILEAKAKKGIKEKRKEKISDFA is encoded by the coding sequence ATGAGGATTGCAGTTATATCTGACCTACACTTGGGTTTTGGCAGGAAAACTGAAAGGGAAGAAGAAAGCTATGATAATGCAAGGCAGGCATTCGAGCAGGCGCTCAAAGAAAAAATTGATTTAATCCTTATTCCAGGAGACATATTTGATGCCTCTGTCCCGAGCACTGAAAGCTGGCACAAGGCATTCAAGCTGTTTTCAATTCCAGAAAAAATTAAAAAAGAAGATATTTCGATTGAAACAGGGAAAAAGAAAATTCATTTCTCAGGCATTCCAATCATTGCAATCCACGGAACCCACGAGTACAGAGGAAAAGAATACAAGAACTCTCTTCAGGTGCTTGAGAGCGCAGGAAAAATAATTTACTTGCACGCGCAAACAGCAGAAATAACAAAAGGGAAAGAGAGAATTGCAGTGCACGGCCTTGGAGGCATACCAGAAAAAAAGGCCTTGGAGGTATTCAGGCTCTGGAACCCAAAGCCATTGCACGGAATAAAGAATTTCCTTATGTTCCACCAGTCCATAAAAGAGTTCCTTGCAACAGAAGACGAAATGAGCGTTACACTTTCACTTGAACATTTGCCTAAAGGCTTTAATTACTACATTGACGGCCACTTGCACTGGAATTCACAAAAAAAATTGAATGAAGGCCTTTTCATTGTAAGCGGCTCAACCATTATAACGCAAATGAAAAAACTGGAGTCAGAGAAACCAAAAGGATTCACAATAATTGATACAGAAAAAATGGATTGTAATTTTACTCCAATTGAAAAACAGAGGAGGCTTTACTACAAGAAATTCTCTTTCCATAATTCTTCAATGGAAGAAGTAAAGAATTCAGTGAAGGAATTCATTCAAGAAAGCCTGAAAGAAAACAATTCAGAATTAACCCCCTTGATGAGAATAAAGCTTTCAGGCACTCTAGCAAAAGGCCTCTCGCAAGGCGATTTGGACTTAAAGGAGATAAATGAAGGCTTCTCCGGAAAGGCAATTCTTTCAATTGAAAAGGATTTTTCCCTGCAGGAATTCAAGAAAAAAATCTCTGAGCTCAGGGAAATGCAGAAATCAAAGCAGTCCATTGCCGCCCTCGGATTCCAATTGCTCGAAAAGCATTTGGGGGCAACGAACTTCAGCAAGGAAATCGAAATGAAGCGGTTGTTTGACCTTTTAGCAGAAGACGAAATAGAAAAAGCAGAGCAGTTCATTCTTGAAGCAAAAGCAAAAAAAGGAATTAAAGAAAAAAGAAAAGAAAAGATCAGCGACTTTGCCTGA
- a CDS encoding ZIP family metal transporter, which translates to MTELIYVLASVLVVSLISFIGVFTFSLKDSALRKALLYLVSFSAGGLLGDVFIHLLPEAAGKGFTLELSFFVLLGIIVSFVMEKFIQWRHCHVATSEEHPHPLAYMNLVGDSVHNFIDGVIIAGSFIASIPVGIATTIAVIFHEIPQEIGDFGVLIHAGLSKVKALKLNFLTALTSFAGALIVIVFSQFFSFSNYLFYLIPFAAGNFMYIALSDLVPEMHKEVKMEKSFAQLIAFVFGILLMLSLKFLG; encoded by the coding sequence TTGACTGAATTAATTTATGTTCTTGCAAGCGTTCTGGTTGTGAGCCTGATTTCTTTTATTGGGGTGTTCACTTTTTCTTTGAAGGATTCTGCTTTAAGGAAGGCTCTGCTTTACTTGGTGAGCTTTTCTGCTGGAGGCCTTTTAGGTGATGTATTTATTCACTTGCTTCCTGAGGCAGCAGGGAAAGGTTTCACGCTTGAATTGTCTTTTTTTGTTTTGTTGGGGATAATAGTTTCTTTTGTTATGGAGAAGTTCATTCAGTGGAGGCACTGCCATGTTGCAACCTCGGAGGAACACCCTCATCCTTTGGCTTACATGAATCTGGTCGGGGATTCAGTGCATAATTTCATTGACGGAGTAATTATTGCAGGCAGCTTTATTGCTTCAATTCCAGTAGGCATTGCAACAACAATTGCAGTAATATTTCATGAGATACCTCAGGAGATAGGGGATTTTGGAGTATTAATTCATGCTGGCCTGAGCAAAGTGAAGGCGCTCAAATTGAATTTCCTGACTGCATTAACCTCTTTTGCTGGGGCATTAATTGTGATTGTATTCAGCCAGTTCTTTTCTTTCTCTAATTATTTATTTTATCTTATTCCTTTTGCTGCAGGAAACTTCATGTACATTGCTTTGAGTGATTTGGTTCCTGAAATGCATAAAGAAGTTAAAATGGAAAAATCTTTTGCTCAATTGATTGCTTTTGTTTTTGGGATACTTTTAATGCTTTCACTCAAGTTTTTGGGCTGA
- the cutA gene encoding divalent-cation tolerance protein CutA gives MFVLVYITAKNLKEAKNIAKILVRKRLIACANIVPKINSIYYWKGKLCRETETLILAKTVEVKAEEIVREVKKIHSYENPAISFIPIIKGSNEYFEWVKEMVEIGDD, from the coding sequence ATGTTTGTGCTGGTTTACATTACTGCAAAGAATTTGAAGGAAGCAAAAAATATTGCTAAAATCCTTGTTAGAAAGCGCTTGATTGCCTGCGCCAATATTGTGCCTAAAATTAATTCAATTTATTACTGGAAGGGAAAGCTTTGCAGGGAAACAGAAACATTGATTCTGGCAAAAACAGTTGAAGTCAAGGCAGAAGAAATTGTAAGGGAAGTCAAAAAAATCCATTCTTATGAGAATCCTGCAATCTCTTTTATTCCAATCATTAAAGGCAGCAATGAATACTTTGAATGGGTCAAAGAAATGGTTGAAATAGGGGATGACTAA
- a CDS encoding CoA-binding protein — protein sequence MNSLDYFFKPKNIAVIGASHDPGKIGHVIMENFITSKFKGKIVPVNPKLGKILDRKVYSSIKDAPFKIDLAVICVPSEFVPQTVIECGKKRVKALIIISAGFHEIGNEELTKKLAEAMKKFPRMRVIGPNCLGVMHLKHGVDTLFLPSYRLERPHNGRISFISQSGALGSAILDWASLKGYGINKFISYGNAMDIDEADLLEYLGKDKETKVIVIYLEGVKHGRKFFEKAKLVAKRKPVIFIKGGITEGGAKATQSHTGALAGSIEVYKAMVKQTGMIAATTMEEVFDYARVFEREPVPKGDRVQIITNGGGYGVLATDAVLQHGLKLAEMTQEKKAEIKKNCPPYAIIKNPIDLTGDADNKRYKTVLEAVISDPNVDSLIVILLFQVPTIDSEVIEVVQEIRVKHAKPMLVVSAGGEYSEIHKKALEKEEINTFSSAFNAAKSLKALTEYYFRQSR from the coding sequence ATGAATTCCTTAGATTATTTTTTTAAGCCCAAGAATATTGCAGTAATTGGGGCTTCCCATGACCCTGGCAAAATAGGGCATGTGATAATGGAGAACTTCATTACCTCAAAATTCAAGGGAAAGATTGTTCCAGTCAATCCAAAACTTGGGAAAATTTTAGACCGCAAGGTTTATAGTTCAATAAAGGATGCCCCCTTCAAAATTGACTTGGCTGTAATCTGCGTTCCATCAGAATTTGTTCCTCAAACAGTAATTGAATGCGGGAAAAAGAGGGTGAAAGCATTAATTATCATCAGCGCAGGATTCCATGAGATTGGGAATGAAGAACTAACAAAGAAATTAGCTGAAGCAATGAAGAAGTTCCCCAGAATGAGGGTAATAGGCCCAAATTGCCTTGGAGTAATGCATTTAAAGCATGGAGTAGACACATTATTCCTGCCTTCATACAGGCTTGAGAGGCCCCACAACGGAAGGATTTCTTTCATAAGCCAGTCAGGAGCTTTAGGTTCAGCAATACTTGACTGGGCTTCACTGAAAGGATATGGAATAAACAAATTCATTTCTTACGGAAATGCAATGGACATAGATGAAGCAGACCTCCTTGAATACTTAGGAAAAGACAAGGAAACAAAGGTTATTGTAATTTACTTGGAGGGAGTAAAGCACGGAAGAAAGTTCTTCGAGAAAGCAAAGCTTGTGGCAAAACGCAAGCCTGTAATCTTCATTAAGGGAGGCATAACTGAAGGAGGCGCAAAAGCAACGCAAAGCCATACTGGCGCATTGGCTGGAAGCATTGAAGTATACAAGGCAATGGTAAAGCAGACAGGAATGATTGCTGCAACAACAATGGAGGAAGTATTCGATTATGCAAGGGTTTTTGAAAGAGAGCCTGTGCCTAAAGGTGACAGAGTGCAGATAATCACCAACGGAGGAGGCTACGGAGTATTAGCAACAGATGCTGTATTACAGCACGGATTGAAGTTGGCTGAAATGACACAAGAAAAGAAAGCGGAAATAAAAAAGAACTGCCCCCCTTATGCAATAATAAAGAACCCAATTGACTTAACAGGGGACGCAGACAACAAGAGATACAAGACTGTGTTGGAGGCAGTCATATCAGACCCTAATGTTGATTCACTAATTGTAATATTATTATTTCAGGTTCCAACAATTGACTCAGAGGTAATTGAGGTAGTGCAAGAAATAAGGGTAAAGCACGCAAAGCCAATGCTTGTTGTTTCTGCCGGGGGCGAGTACAGCGAAATACACAAGAAGGCATTAGAGAAAGAGGAAATAAACACCTTCAGCAGCGCATTCAATGCAGCAAAATCACTGAAGGCATTAACAGAATACTATTTCAGGCAAAGTCGCTGA
- a CDS encoding thiamine pyrophosphate-dependent enzyme, whose protein sequence is MADVKAIETIKEIGREDFIGGGTFACSGCQPVLGIKYVFKALGKNAIMVNSAGCMTLTANYPFTPYKVNWVHNAIENADSTAAGILAGLKRKGLDKKAVIVVYAGDGATYDIGFQALSGMFDRYENIIHVCYNNEVFANTGYQRTAATPLYARTSTTPIVAGRTEGNIHPRKHMTKIMLAHGAPYVATACTAFPLDFIKKLQKAASINGPKYIELLAPCIPGWLLDQDKGRKIGELMVQSGIWPLYEIENNFFKVTVQPRMIPIEEALKMQGRYAHLNKDEIAVIQKQINEEWEKFNKGEFWNVSEY, encoded by the coding sequence ATGGCTGATGTGAAAGCAATAGAAACAATAAAAGAAATTGGAAGAGAAGACTTCATTGGAGGAGGCACTTTTGCTTGCTCTGGCTGCCAGCCAGTACTGGGAATTAAATATGTTTTCAAGGCACTAGGAAAGAATGCAATAATGGTGAACAGCGCTGGATGCATGACCCTGACAGCAAATTATCCTTTCACTCCCTATAAAGTGAACTGGGTGCACAACGCAATAGAGAATGCTGATTCAACTGCAGCAGGAATTCTCGCAGGCCTCAAGAGAAAAGGGTTAGATAAAAAAGCAGTAATTGTGGTTTATGCAGGGGACGGGGCAACATACGACATAGGCTTTCAGGCCTTGAGCGGAATGTTTGACAGGTACGAAAACATAATTCACGTATGCTACAACAATGAGGTTTTCGCCAATACAGGCTACCAGAGGACTGCTGCAACACCATTGTATGCAAGAACTTCTACTACCCCAATTGTTGCAGGCAGGACCGAAGGAAACATTCACCCGAGAAAGCACATGACAAAAATAATGCTGGCGCATGGAGCGCCATATGTTGCAACTGCCTGCACTGCATTCCCATTGGATTTCATTAAGAAACTGCAGAAGGCAGCATCAATCAATGGCCCTAAATACATTGAATTGCTTGCGCCATGCATTCCGGGCTGGCTCTTGGACCAGGACAAAGGAAGAAAAATTGGCGAGCTAATGGTCCAGTCAGGCATATGGCCTTTGTATGAAATAGAAAACAATTTCTTCAAGGTGACAGTTCAGCCAAGGATGATTCCAATTGAAGAGGCACTCAAAATGCAGGGAAGATATGCCCACCTGAATAAAGATGAAATTGCAGTAATACAGAAGCAAATAAATGAAGAATGGGAGAAATTCAATAAGGGAGAATTCTGGAACGTGAGTGAATATTAA
- a CDS encoding LAGLIDADG family homing endonuclease encodes MEDKEVVKKLVEAGQDILQQIEAGRNPSYELPVRSLNNIYFDKKSQTIKLGDKMSQRQFLNIAHTRKFMQTLLVASEIRKVIEEKATISIRDLYYALKHTIEGTQENTFEDQSESICPDETVLVRLNGKLKLVSADEVVRFAEKNGTVEVDEPERKIISINNISVCGFDSQQKIAEHKTDYIIVHPPNEAVKIKTSSGRAVKVTKSHSLFTVREGFPVEIKTSELKKGGYIAIPRRISIKENTEPINIIYSLIENAPEEIIEKIYLKSDKETINLTINRIGKERVKEYILKNKFKNNPPTVKANWEHWKTLPLKLIKETNPQIEDLMPKIRISGKGSQHKYKCTIEKKRGLGIVLGALLSEGSLSIIERKRKEFRVSINNKSIEYLQEFKQAFEEIFGGCSSKKLLKCKDGTYRLNVGYDSLSHILQYGVGLKFEKAWDKEIPPLLLDSPKECIQAFIYSFRREDGSKGPRFEIRFHTTSKKLVDGITFLLLRLGLFANIYEYKRTLPKHNAFEVRVGNRDYSGELSKITGDYNDSFEKTTMTSSDKISGIGNLIKKARKGIALGEKTHKEMNFSRIEKSEKVSRNMVRKIISTLGNANNEYVQQLQLILESDIYWDKIKSIEKAEVPEYTMDFCVRPIQNFIGGTGLLLLHNSDPCIEDIEASLNLLREELHLAASSKGVIAGDLKIKDGKDTIDLTKMGSGGWGVPSNVEPEKIEIKDLSAEYVLFIEKDAVWKRFNEDRFWQKNKCIIITGRGQPSRAERRLVQRLNREFKLPVFALMDADPWGMYIYSVIKQGSISLSYSEEKLATPETKYIGLTVKDVETFKIPKEVTIKLNKLDEKRLNEMKGYEWFRKKEWQEEFARMKDKAIKLELEALSKKGIRFITEDYLPQKIKSKDFLP; translated from the coding sequence ATGGAAGACAAGGAAGTAGTAAAGAAGCTGGTTGAGGCAGGCCAGGATATATTGCAGCAGATTGAAGCAGGCAGGAATCCCTCTTATGAACTTCCTGTAAGGTCATTGAACAATATTTATTTCGATAAAAAGAGCCAGACAATAAAATTAGGCGACAAGATGTCCCAAAGGCAGTTCCTGAATATTGCCCACACAAGAAAATTCATGCAGACATTACTGGTTGCATCAGAAATAAGGAAAGTAATAGAAGAAAAGGCAACGATTTCAATCAGGGACTTGTATTATGCGTTAAAGCACACAATTGAAGGCACACAGGAAAACACTTTTGAAGACCAGAGTGAAAGCATCTGCCCGGATGAAACTGTCTTGGTAAGATTAAACGGAAAATTAAAATTAGTAAGTGCAGACGAGGTTGTAAGGTTTGCTGAAAAAAATGGCACAGTCGAAGTTGATGAACCTGAAAGAAAAATTATATCAATTAATAATATTAGTGTGTGCGGATTTGATAGCCAACAAAAAATCGCAGAACACAAAACAGATTACATAATCGTTCATCCGCCAAATGAGGCAGTCAAAATCAAAACTAGTTCAGGGAGAGCTGTAAAAGTAACAAAATCACACAGTTTATTTACCGTAAGAGAAGGGTTTCCAGTTGAAATAAAAACATCAGAACTGAAAAAAGGGGGCTACATCGCAATTCCAAGAAGAATCTCAATAAAAGAAAACACTGAACCAATAAATATAATCTACTCTTTAATTGAAAATGCTCCTGAAGAAATAATTGAAAAAATCTATTTGAAATCAGACAAAGAAACTATAAATTTGACCATAAATAGAATTGGAAAAGAGAGAGTGAAAGAATATATTTTAAAAAATAAGTTTAAGAACAATCCGCCGACTGTAAAAGCCAATTGGGAACACTGGAAAACGCTTCCACTAAAACTGATAAAAGAAACCAACCCCCAGATAGAGGACTTAATGCCAAAGATTAGAATCTCTGGAAAAGGATCACAACATAAATATAAATGCACTATTGAAAAGAAAAGGGGATTGGGAATTGTTTTGGGGGCTCTTTTGAGTGAAGGAAGTTTATCAATAATAGAAAGAAAAAGAAAAGAGTTCAGAGTATCAATAAACAACAAATCAATTGAATATTTACAGGAATTCAAGCAAGCTTTCGAAGAAATCTTTGGGGGATGTTCCTCAAAGAAATTACTTAAATGCAAAGACGGCACGTATAGACTAAATGTTGGCTATGACTCACTTTCACACATATTGCAATATGGAGTTGGATTAAAGTTTGAGAAAGCCTGGGATAAAGAAATTCCTCCATTACTATTGGATTCCCCAAAAGAATGCATTCAAGCATTTATTTACAGTTTCAGAAGAGAGGATGGAAGCAAAGGACCAAGATTCGAAATAAGGTTTCACACAACAAGCAAAAAATTAGTTGACGGAATAACATTCCTTCTATTGAGATTAGGGTTATTTGCAAATATCTATGAATACAAGAGAACCCTTCCAAAACACAACGCTTTTGAGGTTAGAGTAGGAAACAGGGATTACTCAGGAGAACTTTCAAAAATTACTGGTGATTATAATGATTCCTTTGAAAAAACAACAATGACTTCAAGCGATAAGATTTCTGGAATCGGGAATTTAATCAAAAAAGCCAGAAAAGGAATTGCGTTAGGAGAAAAAACCCATAAAGAAATGAATTTTAGCCGCATTGAAAAAAGCGAAAAAGTAAGTAGAAACATGGTCAGAAAAATAATTTCCACATTAGGAAATGCAAACAATGAATATGTTCAACAATTGCAATTAATTCTTGAGTCAGACATTTACTGGGATAAAATAAAATCAATAGAAAAAGCTGAAGTGCCAGAATATACAATGGATTTCTGTGTCAGACCAATTCAAAATTTTATTGGAGGAACAGGATTATTGCTTCTGCATAACTCGGACCCCTGCATAGAAGACATTGAGGCTTCATTGAATTTACTGAGGGAAGAACTGCATTTGGCTGCTTCTTCAAAAGGGGTGATTGCAGGAGACCTAAAGATAAAGGACGGAAAGGACACAATTGACTTGACTAAAATGGGTTCTGGCGGCTGGGGTGTTCCCTCAAATGTTGAGCCAGAAAAAATTGAAATAAAGGACTTGAGTGCAGAATATGTCTTGTTCATTGAAAAAGATGCTGTCTGGAAAAGGTTTAATGAAGACAGGTTCTGGCAGAAGAACAAGTGCATTATAATCACCGGAAGAGGCCAGCCTTCAAGGGCTGAAAGAAGGCTTGTGCAAAGGCTGAACAGGGAATTCAAGCTTCCTGTTTTTGCTTTGATGGATGCAGACCCCTGGGGAATGTACATTTATTCTGTGATAAAACAAGGCTCAATTTCTTTGAGTTACTCTGAAGAGAAGCTTGCAACGCCTGAGACCAAATACATTGGCCTTACAGTGAAAGATGTTGAGACATTCAAGATTCCGAAGGAAGTGACAATCAAGTTGAATAAGTTGGATGAGAAAAGACTTAATGAAATGAAGGGCTATGAGTGGTTCAGGAAAAAGGAATGGCAGGAAGAATTCGCCAGAATGAAAGACAAGGCAATCAAGCTGGAACTGGAAGCCTTAAGCAAGAAGGGGATCAGGTTCATAACAGAAGACTACCTGCCCCAAAAAATCAAGTCAAAGGATTTCCTGCCTTAA